One stretch of Arachis hypogaea cultivar Tifrunner chromosome 20, arahy.Tifrunner.gnm2.J5K5, whole genome shotgun sequence DNA includes these proteins:
- the LOC112782935 gene encoding inactive receptor-like serine/threonine-protein kinase At2g40270 isoform X2: MYCALERIGGFGFGLQQLQWTSTCRSWDLLDNNDLLGGFSPEINKLSMLSESQVDEKQLINSDKMPACTERYTSWHVGQNSLRRLLQSRGHGDIHNRAAANPLSPTPSPQPDPSLASPRPSPASAPSPSQSSPPFASPSPSEKPQPRLKPVSRNRNNSVAPPTASPHGNNSASPPTGSTSGSKIQPETKSSKSHLAVILAGVLGGAAFLIVSSIGIYLCKTNKVATVKPWATGLSGQLQKAFVTGVPKLKRSELEAACEDFSNVIGTSPIGTIYKGTLSSGVEIAVASITKEDSKNWSKTSETQFRKKIDTLSKMNHKNFVNLIGFCEEEEPFTRMVVFEYAPNGTLFEHLHIKEAEHLEWGTRLRVAMGMAYCLQHMHQLDPPMAHSNLDSQAIHLTDDYAAKVSDFSYLNEIVSADTKAGARKHTTDTTLTSNVHSFGVILLEIVTGRLPSSADSGSIGDWMLPFLQGNRRSLSEIIDPTLLSFQEEQLQGITALIKSCMDRDPQRRPTMKEVSERLREITKITPEQAVPKLSPLWWAELEISSLDAS, encoded by the exons ATGTATTGTGCACTTGAAAGAATTGGAGGTTTTGGATTTGGGCTACAACAACTTCAGTGGACCTCTACCTGCAGATCTTGGGA tTTGCTGGACAACAATGATCTTCTTGGTGGGTTCTCTCCTGAAATTAACAAATTGAGTATGCTTTCAGAATCTCAAGTAGACGAAAAACAACTGATTAATTCTGATAAAATGCCGGCTTGTACAGAAAGATACACCTCATG GCATGTTGGCCAAAACAGTTTACGGAGGCTACTGCAATCTCGTGGGCATGGCGATATTCATAATCGTGCAGCAGCTAATCCTCTTAGCCCTACTCCATCCCCTCAGCCAGATCCTTCTTTAGCTTCCCCTCGGCCGAGTCCTGCTTCTGCTCCTTCTCCCTCACAGTCAAGTCCTCCTTTTGCTTCTCCATCCCCATCGGAAAAACCACAACCACGGCTAAAGCCTGTTTCTCGCAATAGAAACAATTCTGTTGCTCCTCCTACTGCTTCACCACATGGAAATAATTCTGCTTCCCCTCCTACCGGTTCAACTTCAGGCTCTAAGATACAACCTGAAACCAAATCATCAAAGAGTCATCTAGCTGTTATCTTGGCCGGAGTTCTGGGTGGTGCTGCATTTCTTATTGTTTCGAGCATTGGGATATATCTCTGTAAAACGAACAAGGTAGCTACTGTAAAACCTTGGGCGACAGGATTAAGTGGACAGCTTCAAAAGGCATTTGTGACAG GTGTGCCAAAGTTAAAGAGATCCGAGCTTGAGGCAGCATGTGAAGATTTCAGTAATGTAATCGGCACATCGCCCATTGGTACAATTTACAAAGGGACTTTATCTAGTGGTGTTGAAATAGCTGTAGCATCTATTACAAAGGAAGACTCCAAGAATTGGTCAAAGACTTCAGAAACGCAATTTCGGAAGAAG ATTGATACACTATCGAAAATGAACCAcaagaattttgtaaatcttattgGATTTTGTGAAGAAGAGGAACCGTTCACCAGAATGGTGGTCTTCGAATATGCCCCGAACGGAACACTATTTGAGCATTTACACA TAAAAGAAGCCGAGCATTTGGAGTGGGGAACAAGACTTCGAGTCGCAATGGGAATGGCTTACTGCTTGCAACATATGCACCAGTTGGACCCTCCAATGGCCCATAGCAACCTTGACTCTCAAGCTATCCACCTCACCGATGATTATGCAGCCAAAGTATCAGACTTCAGTTACCTGAATGAAATAGTTTCGGCCGACACAAAAGCCGGTGCTAGAAAACACACCACTGACACTACATTAACAAGTAATGTTCACAGTTTTGGAGTCATATTACTTGAAATAGTAACCGGCCGGCTTCCTTCCTCGGCAGATAGTGGCTCTATTGGAGACTGGATGTTGCCCTTCTTACAAGGCAACCGCCGGTCGCTCAGCGAAATCATTGATCCGACACTATTGTCTTTCCAAGAAGAACAGCTCCAGGGAATCACTGCTTTGATCAAGTCTTGCATGGATCGCGATCCACAGCGAAGACCAACAATGAAAGAGGTGAGTGAGAGATTGAGAGAGATAACGAAGATTACGCCGGAACAGGCCGTTCCGAAGCTTTCACCACTTTGGTGGGCAGAGCTTGAGATTTCTTCTTTGGATGCAAGCTGA
- the LOC112782935 gene encoding inactive receptor-like serine/threonine-protein kinase At2g40270 isoform X1 — protein MSKKNRKFRDLHGVLSLLALCLLFQSFGICHSLNEEGRALLKLKERIVSDPFGALSDWVDDQVSVDPCNWFGVECSSYGRVVVLNLKDLCLGGTLTPELANLAHIKSIVLRNNSFSGIVPECIVHLKELEVLDLGYNNFSGPLPADLGSNISLSILLLDNNDLLGGFSPEINKLSMLSESQVDEKQLINSDKMPACTERYTSWHVGQNSLRRLLQSRGHGDIHNRAAANPLSPTPSPQPDPSLASPRPSPASAPSPSQSSPPFASPSPSEKPQPRLKPVSRNRNNSVAPPTASPHGNNSASPPTGSTSGSKIQPETKSSKSHLAVILAGVLGGAAFLIVSSIGIYLCKTNKVATVKPWATGLSGQLQKAFVTGVPKLKRSELEAACEDFSNVIGTSPIGTIYKGTLSSGVEIAVASITKEDSKNWSKTSETQFRKKIDTLSKMNHKNFVNLIGFCEEEEPFTRMVVFEYAPNGTLFEHLHIKEAEHLEWGTRLRVAMGMAYCLQHMHQLDPPMAHSNLDSQAIHLTDDYAAKVSDFSYLNEIVSADTKAGARKHTTDTTLTSNVHSFGVILLEIVTGRLPSSADSGSIGDWMLPFLQGNRRSLSEIIDPTLLSFQEEQLQGITALIKSCMDRDPQRRPTMKEVSERLREITKITPEQAVPKLSPLWWAELEISSLDAS, from the exons atgaGCAAGAAGAACCGGAAATTCAGGGATCTTCATGGAGTTCTTAGCCTTCTAGCTTTGTGCTTGTTGTTTCAGAGCTTTGGTATATGCCACTCTTTGAACGAAGAAG GTAGAGCTCTATTGAAGTTGAAGGAAAGGATTGTGAGTGACCCTTTTGGAGCTTTGTCAGATTGGGTTGATGATCAAGTATCTGTTGACCCTTGCAATTGGTTTGGTGTTGAGTGTTCCTCATATGGAAGAGTTGTGGTCTT GAATTTGAAAGATCTTTGTCTTGGAGGAACTCTGACACCGGAGCTCGCGAACCTTGCTCATATAAAGTCCAT TGTGTTGAGAAACAATTCTTTTTCCGGAATAGTTCCTGAATGTATTGTGCACTTGAAAGAATTGGAGGTTTTGGATTTGGGCTACAACAACTTCAGTGGACCTCTACCTGCAGATCTTGGGAGTAATATTTCGTTATCGATCCT tTTGCTGGACAACAATGATCTTCTTGGTGGGTTCTCTCCTGAAATTAACAAATTGAGTATGCTTTCAGAATCTCAAGTAGACGAAAAACAACTGATTAATTCTGATAAAATGCCGGCTTGTACAGAAAGATACACCTCATG GCATGTTGGCCAAAACAGTTTACGGAGGCTACTGCAATCTCGTGGGCATGGCGATATTCATAATCGTGCAGCAGCTAATCCTCTTAGCCCTACTCCATCCCCTCAGCCAGATCCTTCTTTAGCTTCCCCTCGGCCGAGTCCTGCTTCTGCTCCTTCTCCCTCACAGTCAAGTCCTCCTTTTGCTTCTCCATCCCCATCGGAAAAACCACAACCACGGCTAAAGCCTGTTTCTCGCAATAGAAACAATTCTGTTGCTCCTCCTACTGCTTCACCACATGGAAATAATTCTGCTTCCCCTCCTACCGGTTCAACTTCAGGCTCTAAGATACAACCTGAAACCAAATCATCAAAGAGTCATCTAGCTGTTATCTTGGCCGGAGTTCTGGGTGGTGCTGCATTTCTTATTGTTTCGAGCATTGGGATATATCTCTGTAAAACGAACAAGGTAGCTACTGTAAAACCTTGGGCGACAGGATTAAGTGGACAGCTTCAAAAGGCATTTGTGACAG GTGTGCCAAAGTTAAAGAGATCCGAGCTTGAGGCAGCATGTGAAGATTTCAGTAATGTAATCGGCACATCGCCCATTGGTACAATTTACAAAGGGACTTTATCTAGTGGTGTTGAAATAGCTGTAGCATCTATTACAAAGGAAGACTCCAAGAATTGGTCAAAGACTTCAGAAACGCAATTTCGGAAGAAG ATTGATACACTATCGAAAATGAACCAcaagaattttgtaaatcttattgGATTTTGTGAAGAAGAGGAACCGTTCACCAGAATGGTGGTCTTCGAATATGCCCCGAACGGAACACTATTTGAGCATTTACACA TAAAAGAAGCCGAGCATTTGGAGTGGGGAACAAGACTTCGAGTCGCAATGGGAATGGCTTACTGCTTGCAACATATGCACCAGTTGGACCCTCCAATGGCCCATAGCAACCTTGACTCTCAAGCTATCCACCTCACCGATGATTATGCAGCCAAAGTATCAGACTTCAGTTACCTGAATGAAATAGTTTCGGCCGACACAAAAGCCGGTGCTAGAAAACACACCACTGACACTACATTAACAAGTAATGTTCACAGTTTTGGAGTCATATTACTTGAAATAGTAACCGGCCGGCTTCCTTCCTCGGCAGATAGTGGCTCTATTGGAGACTGGATGTTGCCCTTCTTACAAGGCAACCGCCGGTCGCTCAGCGAAATCATTGATCCGACACTATTGTCTTTCCAAGAAGAACAGCTCCAGGGAATCACTGCTTTGATCAAGTCTTGCATGGATCGCGATCCACAGCGAAGACCAACAATGAAAGAGGTGAGTGAGAGATTGAGAGAGATAACGAAGATTACGCCGGAACAGGCCGTTCCGAAGCTTTCACCACTTTGGTGGGCAGAGCTTGAGATTTCTTCTTTGGATGCAAGCTGA